In the genome of Croceimicrobium hydrocarbonivorans, one region contains:
- a CDS encoding SLC13 family permease, which produces MNLGELMKKRAGLVAGPLAFIFLNYFFKAPQLEAEAQAVLACSAWIAIWWITEAIAISATALLPIVLFPLSGAMPLKEAVGGYSHPYIFLFIGGFVLALSMEKWNLHRRLALMIIKAIGSSPPRIILGFMLATAFLSMWISNTATTVMMLPIGLAIIRLSSDQNDFSKALMLAIAYSASIGGIATIIGTPPNLILAGVLEETYGVELSFMKWFVFGLPFALILLFITWYYISYKAFRLKDLNLSGVSENVEEQIQALGPLSAPEIRILIIFGLTAFAWISRSFLLQQWIPALDDAIIAIVAALILFIVPSKMGAGPIMDWEDMRGLPWGVLLLFGGGISLAIGFARSGLADWLGHQLSSLEGTGFLMLLLILVVSVNFLTEITSNLATTSVVLPILAPLALSLDLHPFSLMVAVAIAASCAFMLPVATPPNALVFGSGVIQLKDMLRTGIWLNLLSAFLLIFFVYFILPWFWGFDPGVHPENFG; this is translated from the coding sequence ATGAACCTAGGTGAGTTAATGAAGAAGCGGGCCGGCTTGGTAGCGGGTCCCCTGGCTTTTATATTCCTTAATTATTTCTTCAAGGCTCCTCAATTGGAAGCTGAGGCTCAGGCGGTTTTAGCTTGCAGTGCCTGGATTGCCATTTGGTGGATTACCGAAGCAATTGCTATTTCGGCCACGGCCTTATTACCCATTGTGCTTTTTCCTTTGAGTGGCGCCATGCCCTTAAAGGAGGCGGTAGGCGGCTATAGTCATCCCTATATTTTTCTCTTTATCGGCGGCTTCGTTTTGGCCTTATCCATGGAGAAATGGAATTTACATCGCCGTTTGGCCTTGATGATTATTAAAGCGATTGGCAGCAGTCCACCTCGAATTATATTGGGCTTTATGTTGGCCACTGCTTTTTTGAGTATGTGGATTTCCAATACGGCGACCACCGTAATGATGTTGCCTATTGGTTTGGCGATCATTCGCTTGTCTAGCGATCAGAATGATTTTAGCAAGGCCTTAATGTTGGCCATTGCCTATAGTGCTTCGATCGGAGGAATAGCCACCATTATTGGAACGCCTCCTAATTTGATATTAGCGGGGGTATTAGAAGAAACTTATGGAGTGGAACTTAGCTTTATGAAATGGTTTGTTTTTGGACTTCCCTTCGCTTTGATTTTGCTCTTTATCACATGGTATTACATCAGTTATAAGGCCTTTCGCTTAAAGGATCTGAATTTAAGTGGGGTGAGTGAAAATGTGGAGGAGCAAATTCAAGCTTTGGGGCCATTGAGCGCTCCCGAGATACGCATCTTGATCATATTTGGATTAACGGCTTTCGCTTGGATTAGTAGATCCTTTTTGTTACAACAGTGGATTCCCGCTTTGGATGATGCCATAATAGCCATCGTAGCAGCCCTGATTTTGTTTATCGTTCCGTCAAAAATGGGCGCTGGTCCCATCATGGACTGGGAGGATATGAGAGGCCTCCCCTGGGGTGTCTTATTATTATTTGGAGGGGGAATATCCCTGGCCATAGGCTTTGCCCGTAGTGGCTTAGCCGATTGGCTGGGGCATCAGCTCAGTAGTTTGGAAGGAACCGGCTTTTTAATGCTACTCTTAATTTTGGTCGTATCGGTAAACTTCTTAACGGAGATTACTTCCAATTTAGCTACCACTTCAGTCGTGTTACCCATATTAGCGCCTTTGGCCTTAAGCCTCGACTTGCATCCTTTTAGCTTGATGGTAGCGGTAGCTATCGCTGCTTCCTGTGCTTTTATGCTTCCGGTAGCCACACCACCCAATGCCCTCGTTTTTGGCAGTGGCGTGATTCAATTAAAGGACATGCTGCGCACCGGTATTTGGCTTAACCTGCTATCGGCTTTCTTGCTGATCTTCTTTGTTTATTTCATCTTACCCTGGTTCTGGGGTTTTGATCCTGGAGTGCATCCTGAAAATTTCGGTTGA
- a CDS encoding DUF779 domain-containing protein, whose translation MKIERIGATEAALDLIHKLEAQYGDLMFHQSGGCCDGSAPMCFERGEFKIGESDVLLGHILEHPFYMSRDQYEYWKHTHLTLDSTRGRGSSFSLEIPYGERFIIRSRLFSDEEYKALVKEGVI comes from the coding sequence ATGAAAATTGAACGCATTGGTGCTACAGAAGCGGCTTTAGACCTCATTCATAAACTCGAAGCGCAGTATGGTGATTTAATGTTTCATCAAAGTGGTGGCTGCTGTGATGGCTCCGCTCCCATGTGCTTTGAGCGCGGTGAATTTAAAATCGGCGAAAGCGATGTCTTGCTCGGGCATATCCTGGAACATCCCTTTTACATGTCGCGAGACCAATATGAGTATTGGAAGCATACCCACCTCACCTTAGACAGCACCCGCGGCCGGGGCTCCAGCTTTTCTTTGGAAATCCCTTATGGAGAAAGGTTTATAATTCGGTCCAGGCTCTTTAGTGATGAGGAGTATAAAGCCTTAGTCAAGGAAGGGGTGATTTAG
- a CDS encoding AraC family transcriptional regulator: MPNYLQQPSLTQSRDLKSLVENRTTYSHNQFELNVFETHLKAHEVELQFQDFVFTSMFRGKKVMHLEGKGAFDYLPGESVIIAPGEKMVIDFPEACEENPTQCLAIEIGDDLISKTADLLNEKFNKPQACGDWSLDMKIHHLLNGEDLANALNRLVHLSVNEQAKLKDALLDLAMQEMIIRLMQTQARSLLIRDYKRSSVSNPMSAAVEYLSQHLTESIAMKDIAAKACMSRAKFFAKFKEMYGETPARFLQRLRLEKARQLLLNTEASISEVAMSCGFENLSHFTTAFKKETGQTPGQYRKVDWAS, translated from the coding sequence ATGCCGAACTATTTGCAGCAGCCTTCGCTAACCCAGTCGCGGGATTTAAAGAGCTTGGTCGAGAACCGCACCACTTACAGCCACAATCAATTTGAATTAAATGTCTTTGAAACACATTTAAAGGCGCATGAGGTGGAGTTGCAGTTTCAAGACTTTGTTTTTACCTCCATGTTTAGAGGGAAGAAGGTGATGCATTTAGAAGGTAAAGGCGCATTTGATTATCTACCAGGTGAATCGGTAATCATCGCACCCGGTGAAAAAATGGTCATCGACTTTCCTGAAGCCTGTGAGGAGAATCCCACCCAATGCCTGGCAATTGAAATTGGTGATGATCTGATTTCAAAAACTGCAGATCTTCTCAATGAGAAATTCAATAAACCCCAGGCTTGTGGCGATTGGAGTTTAGATATGAAAATCCATCATCTTTTAAATGGTGAGGATTTAGCCAATGCCCTCAATCGATTGGTACATCTTTCCGTTAATGAGCAGGCCAAGCTTAAAGATGCCTTGCTGGATTTAGCCATGCAGGAAATGATCATCCGATTAATGCAAACTCAGGCTCGTAGCTTATTGATCCGCGATTATAAGCGTAGTTCGGTATCTAATCCTATGTCTGCGGCTGTGGAGTACCTGTCTCAACATCTCACCGAAAGTATTGCCATGAAGGATATCGCCGCGAAGGCCTGCATGAGTCGCGCGAAATTCTTTGCCAAGTTTAAAGAGATGTATGGCGAAACTCCCGCCCGCTTCTTACAGCGTTTACGATTGGAAAAGGCCCGCCAATTACTCCTTAATACCGAAGCCAGCATTAGTGAAGTAGCGATGAGTTGCGGTTTTGAGAATCTATCCCATTTTACTACCGCCTTTAAAAAGGAAACCGGCCAAACTCCTGGCCAGTACCGCAAAGTCGATTGGGCTTCTTAA
- a CDS encoding aldehyde dehydrogenase family protein, whose protein sequence is MNTPHQAVERPQIKNQYNHFIGGEWIKPSSGAYFENISPVDGKVLSHAAQGNAQDIELALDAAHKAFATWSKASAIERSNTLLKIADILEANAELLARVETLDNGKALRETRAADIPLCIDHFRYFAGVIRADESTMSEHDENTVSINLQEPLGVVGQIIPWNFPLLMATWKIAPALAAGCTTVVKPAEQTPTSIMVLMELIAEVVPAGVINVVSGFGPEAGKPLATSPRVAKVAFTGETTTGRLIMQYASENLIPVTMELGGKSPNIFMKSIADADDAFFDKCVEGAVMFALNQGEVCTCPSRILVHEDIYDKFMERVVARTKAIKMGHPLAEDTMMGAQASNDQYEKILSYIEIGKQEGAEVLCGGAAANLNSGLEEGYYIQPTILKGHNKMRVFQEEIFGPVTSVTTFKTMEEAIEIANDTLYGLGAGVWTRDAHEIYKLPREIKAGRVWVNCYHAYPAHAPFGGYKKSGFGRETHKMMLNHYRQTKNMLISYDKNKLGFF, encoded by the coding sequence ATGAATACGCCACACCAAGCGGTGGAGCGCCCCCAAATTAAAAATCAGTACAATCACTTTATTGGTGGTGAGTGGATAAAGCCTAGCAGCGGTGCCTATTTTGAAAATATTAGTCCGGTTGACGGTAAAGTTCTCTCCCATGCCGCCCAAGGAAATGCGCAGGATATTGAGCTCGCTCTGGATGCTGCCCACAAGGCTTTTGCCACCTGGAGTAAGGCCAGCGCTATTGAGCGTAGCAATACCCTTTTAAAGATTGCCGACATTTTGGAGGCCAATGCCGAATTATTGGCGCGGGTAGAAACCCTGGACAATGGTAAAGCTTTACGCGAAACCCGTGCTGCCGACATCCCCCTTTGTATTGATCACTTCCGCTATTTCGCCGGCGTTATACGTGCCGATGAAAGCACCATGTCGGAGCATGATGAAAATACGGTCAGCATTAACCTGCAGGAGCCCTTGGGAGTGGTAGGTCAGATTATCCCTTGGAACTTCCCGCTTTTAATGGCTACCTGGAAAATTGCCCCTGCTTTGGCAGCCGGATGTACTACCGTAGTAAAGCCTGCTGAGCAAACTCCTACCAGCATTATGGTTTTAATGGAATTAATTGCCGAGGTAGTTCCTGCCGGGGTAATTAATGTGGTAAGCGGCTTTGGTCCTGAAGCCGGAAAACCCCTCGCCACCTCCCCACGAGTAGCCAAAGTGGCCTTTACTGGTGAAACTACTACCGGTCGTTTGATCATGCAATATGCCTCTGAAAACCTAATTCCGGTTACCATGGAATTAGGAGGTAAATCACCTAATATCTTCATGAAAAGCATTGCCGATGCCGATGATGCCTTCTTCGATAAATGTGTGGAAGGCGCAGTGATGTTTGCCTTAAACCAAGGGGAAGTATGTACTTGTCCCTCACGGATTTTGGTGCACGAAGACATCTATGACAAATTTATGGAGCGCGTGGTAGCTCGTACCAAAGCGATTAAAATGGGCCATCCCTTAGCGGAAGATACCATGATGGGTGCTCAAGCTTCCAATGATCAGTACGAGAAAATCCTTTCCTATATCGAAATTGGCAAGCAAGAAGGTGCCGAGGTGCTTTGCGGAGGAGCTGCCGCCAATCTTAATTCAGGTTTGGAAGAAGGCTATTACATTCAGCCTACCATCTTGAAAGGCCACAATAAAATGCGAGTTTTCCAGGAAGAGATCTTTGGTCCTGTAACCTCAGTAACCACCTTTAAAACCATGGAAGAAGCGATTGAAATCGCCAATGATACCCTATATGGTTTAGGAGCTGGCGTTTGGACTCGCGATGCGCATGAGATCTACAAACTACCCCGTGAGATTAAAGCCGGTCGGGTTTGGGTAAACTGCTACCATGCCTATCCTGCCCATGCACCCTTTGGTGGTTATAAGAAATCAGGCTTTGGTCGTGAAACGCATAAAATGATGCTGAATCACTATCGCCAAACCAAGAATATGTTGATTTCTTACGACAAGAATAAACTGGGCTTCTTTTAG
- a CDS encoding TetR/AcrR family transcriptional regulator, with protein sequence MAPKTDESTELKIKEAARKVFHSKGFAGAKTRDIAEEAGINLALLNYYFRSKQKLFEIIMLESMQQFMHSMSGVFNDTDSTFEEKLELIAERYLNLFSQEPDLPIFMLTELRQGQGAEVIKHINLRSILLESYFVKQYAELQGQGKIGPMPFLQFVLNLMSFCVFPFMAAPIIKHIGGLKDADFAAMVEERKRLIPIWVQSMLRAD encoded by the coding sequence ATGGCCCCCAAAACGGACGAAAGCACAGAGTTGAAAATCAAGGAAGCAGCACGAAAGGTATTCCATAGCAAGGGATTTGCCGGGGCCAAAACGCGAGATATCGCAGAGGAAGCAGGTATCAACCTAGCGCTCTTGAATTACTATTTCCGCTCCAAGCAAAAGCTTTTTGAAATCATCATGCTCGAGTCCATGCAGCAGTTTATGCATTCGATGTCGGGTGTGTTTAATGATACCGATTCGACTTTTGAAGAAAAGCTGGAGCTGATTGCCGAGCGCTATTTGAATCTCTTTAGTCAGGAACCCGATCTCCCCATTTTTATGCTTACCGAATTAAGGCAGGGCCAAGGGGCGGAGGTTATTAAGCATATCAATCTAAGATCCATTTTATTGGAATCGTATTTCGTAAAGCAGTACGCGGAGCTGCAAGGCCAAGGCAAAATTGGGCCCATGCCTTTCCTGCAATTTGTACTCAATTTAATGTCGTTCTGCGTCTTTCCTTTTATGGCGGCGCCCATCATTAAGCATATTGGTGGATTAAAGGATGCAGACTTTGCAGCTATGGTGGAAGAGCGAAAGCGCTTGATTCCGATTTGGGTGCAAAGTATGCTGCGGGCCGACTAA